TTCGCGAAGAGCTGCATGCCGCTTTCCCTGACGAGACTGCCAAGGCTTTAGAAATCGAGCTTGCCACTATCGAAAAAGAATTGGCTCAAGCCTCCAAAGAACGGTCACGGGTAGCAACCATGTTCCAAAAAGATTTGATACCGGAAGTTGAAATGGAACAGCGGCTCAGGGAAATAAAGGAGCGCTGGGAGTACCTCTCGCGCCGCCGGGAGCGGATTTTAAGGGAACTTTCCCGGCACGACCTGGCGGTGCAGGAATTGGAACGGTTAGAAGAGCTTGCTGCCCAGGTTGGAGATACTCTCGACACTCTTTCTCTTGAAGAGAAAAAGCGCCTGGTTAATCTCTTGATTGAAGAGATTACTGTTACCGGGAAGCGCATTGACATCAAAGCCAAAATTCCCGACACTATACCCGAAACCGTAGCCATTCTCGAAACTGCTGCTGCGGGCAATGGTTTCTTCGGTAGACACGACGCTGCACGTTTTCGATCCCAGAAACCCGGGGGCGGTTGACGAGATCATCCACCTTGGCGATTACTGGGACGAGTCCAGGCTTTTGCGTTACAAAAAAGAGATCATTGCTGCCAACAAGCAGGTAGGGCGCCACTTTGCAACTGCCTACAGCAGTCTCCGGGTAGCAAAAGTGGCGCGTGAAGAAGAAAAGTCTTACCGGAGCGAAGGGATCAGGATCAGGCAGTTAAATCAACTGGCAGGGGATCTGGCCCGGCAAATCTTTGGAGAAAAGAGTATTTGGGGGAACGGGATCCCGTCCGAGCGCCACCTCTTCGCCTCGGCTCTCACGCCCGGCGGGATTGTCCATCACCTTCCGACTGTTTTAGAAGTAGACCGGCTTATCGTCATTAAAGGGGAGCCCGGGTCGGGAAAAGAAAGCATTTTTCAAGAATTAGCCGAATTCGCTTTTCGTTGCGGTTTTAAATCCGAGGTTTATCACTGCGCTTTTGACCCGGCCCAAATTGATCTGATTGTTTTTCCGGAACAAAAGACAGCGGTTTTAAATCTTTTTCCGGAACTTGATTTTATTCCCGCGTCTTTGCCTGGCTTGAACTTTTACCGGGAATACGATTTCAACTCCTGTCTCGATTTCGAATTTGTTAAGCAATACTGCCAGGAACTGGAGGAGGCGCGGCGCATCTTCCTGCGCGCCCTGGAGCGGGCACTTTTATATATTAAGAAAGCAAAAGAGGTGCACGATGAAATGGAACAATTATACATTGAGGCCATGGATTTCACGGGAGTGGAGCGGCGCCGGCAGGAAATTCTTGACCGGATCCTGGCTTACGCCGCAAAACAAAAAAGTACCGCTTGAGGCTGGGGGAGCGCCTCCTTCGCTCTGATTCCGCTCCCTCCACTTAATTTTTTAAACACCCCGCAATCCCTTGTCTCCCAAAGCTTTCAGAAAAAACAATAAAAAACCCGGCATAGGGCCGGGCTAAGGATGCCAGTGTTTACTTTTATACCAAAACTGGTATAATACTAAATAGGTGAACAGAATGGGAGAGGACATACAGGATCAGCTGCTAAAAATACTTGAAGATTGCCACAATATCGTTATCTACGACGATGTGAGAAGCTACATACTGAACTGTTACAGGCCCAAGGTAGCCTCAAAAATTCTATATAGCATAGCGTTGCTGAATAACAACGGTCTCTCCCTGGGCGAAAGATATATTCACCGAATCTGGGAAAGCAAGTATAGCCTTTGGGAATTGAGGATCAGGTTCGCCAACGCCCGTGAGCGCATCCTGTTCTTTGCTATTGATGACGGAAAGTTTCTGTTGACACGGTGCTTTAATAAGACTACCGACAAAGTTCCTTCCATAGAGATCAGAAGGGCAGAACGCATTTACGAATGGTACTTGAAAGAAAGGAGACGCTGAACATGCGTAAATTTTACACCATGAAAGAGGTTGCCGACCAGATAAAAGAAAAACGCCCCGATATAATTGAGGCGATGGCTCATGACGAATTGCAGTACAGAATCGCCCAAGCGATCATATCCGCTCGGAACGAACGTAAGTGGAGTCAGGAAATGCTTGCAAAACATGCAGGACTGACACAGGCGCAAGTTTCCAGGCTGGAGAGCGCTCAGGTGGGGCATATCCACACCGTGATCAAGGCTTTTAACGCCCTGGGACTGAAGCTGAAGGTTCAGAGTTAACCCCTTACCGCTAGGGTGCAATCGGAATCGGTTTCCAACCAAAATGTAAGTGGAAACATTGAAACAAAAGGTTGTTGATCCTCATCTGTCGGGATCCTTGCTACGGCCTCTAAGTTGCAGTCACAACTTAGAGGCTTTCGGCTTATTTGTCTCATTACATAGTAAAGTAACGAGGTAAAGTAACGAGATTTGTTGTTTACAGTGGAATTTGGCAGCTAGACCGAAGAGGGTGTTAAATAAGAGGCGTTAGTTAATAATAAGTATTGTTATTCCAGGTAATGTGGCTGCTTTTCCCGCCGGCACCATCGGGAGCACCGCCGAGAACCTAGCGGCTGCCGCAAGCGGAGAAAATTACGAACGGCGCATTGCCGCCCTGCAGGAGGCTTACGAGTTGGGCAGGAAGCTGGCCGGTGGGTAGCCAGGCCGGCAAGCAGGCAGATTAGCTTCTCCTCCGGACAAGGGAACTCAATAATTGCGGGGTTGTTATGAAAGGATTATGGCTTAGAGACGAGAATTTATTTATTTAGGAAAAAAGCCAGGACAGGAGTTTTGGTATCATGCAAAAGGGAATGGTTTACCTGGTAGGGGCAGGGCCCGGAGACCCGGGATTGATCACGGTGAAAGGTCTGGACCTGATTGAAAAGGCCCAAACAATCGTTTACGACCGCCTGGTCAATCCCCGCCTCCTCGCGCGGGCCGCTTCCGGAGCCGAGCTGATCTATGCAGGAAAGAGCCCTGCCGGCCATACCATGACCCAGCGGGAAATCAACGACCTGCTGGTGGAAAGGGCCGGCCGGGGGGAGGTGGTAGTGCGCCTGAAGGGAGGGGACCCTTTTGTTTTTGGCCGCGGCGGAGAGGAAGCCGAAGCCCTGGCGGAAGCGGGGATTCCCTTCGAAGTGGTACCGGGTGTCACTTCGGCCCTGGCCGTTCCTGCCTACGCCGGGATTCCGGTCACCCACCGGGACTGCACCTCTACCCTCTCCATCATCACGGGAAACGAAGACCCCGCAAAGGAGGATTCCCGGATCAACTGGGACAAGCTGGCCGCCGGTACGGGGACACTGGTTTTTCTGATGGGGATGTCCAATCTGGAACAGATTGTGAACCGGCTTGTTCGCCATGGCCGCTTCCCCCTGACACCGGCGGCCGCGATCTCCTGGGGGACGCGGGCGGAACAGCAGGTCCTGGTGGGTACGCTGGCTGACATCGTCCCGCAGGCGAAAGAAAAGGGAATGACAAATCCTGCAGTGGTCGTTGTCGGGGAAGTGGTGAACTTCCGGGAAAAGCTGGCCTGGTTTGAGCGAAAACCTCTTTTCGGGAAGCGAGTTCTGGTTACCCGGCCGCGGGAACAGGCGGATGCCCTCTCCCGGGCGATTGAAGCCCTGGGAGGAGAAGCACTGGAATTCCCCACGATCCGGGTGGTGGAGCCGGAGAACTACGATGCGCTGGACGCCGCCCTCGCACGGCTCGGCTCCTACCGTTGGGTTATCTTCACGAGCGTGAACGGAGTGCGTTTCTTTTTCAGGCACCTGCGGCGAAAGGGAAAGGATGTCCGGGATCTTTACGGAGCGAAGCTGTGCGCCATCGGCCCCAAAACCAGGAAAGCCCTGGAAAGTTACGCTTTAGAGGTTGACTGGATGCCCGGCGAGTACCGGGCGGAAGAGATTGCCGCCGGTTTGCGGGGGAAGATCGCGCCCGGCGACCGGGTGCTCCTGCCCCGCGCCGATCTTGCCCGCACAGTGCTGGCCGGCTCCTTGGCCGACCTGGGGGCAGTGGTGGATGAGGTGGTGGCTTACCGGACCCTTCCGGCGGAGGGGGATACTCACCGGATCCGGGAGCTGCTCAGTGCGGGGAAGATCCACGTGGTTACTTTTACCAGTTCCTCTACGGTCCGCAACTTTGTGCAGCTCCTCGGAGGGCCTGACTTGCCCCGGCTGCTGGCTCGCGTAACGGTGGCATGCATCGGCCCCGTGACCGCCTGTACGGTGCGGGAATTGGGTCTCCCCGTGCACGCGGTAGCCCGCCGGTATACCGTTGAAGGCCTGATCCAGGCCGTTTTAGAGGGAACGCAGGGGAGAGGTAAAAATGATCAGTATTAGCAAACTGCTTTGTGGAAGCGAAAATTTCGGAGACTCGTTACGTTACAGCCCCTCCTCCCGCCGCCAACTCCACGGGGCGGCAGCGGGCCGGGGCCCGGTTGTGGTCTGGAATATGACCCGCACCTGCAACCTGCGCTGCATCCACTGTTATGCAAGCGCGGAACCGGAAAAACATCCGGGCGAAATGAGCACCGCCGAAGCGAAGAGGTTTATTGACGACCTGGCCGCATTTAAGGTGCCGGTGCTCTTATTTTCCGGCGGGGAACCTTTAATGCGCCCCGATTTTTTCGAACTTGCCGCATATGCCGCCAGCCGGGGGATCAGGCCCACTGTTTCCACCAACGGCACCTTGATTACATGCGAAGTGGCCCGCCGCCTGAAAGAAACCGGTGTAGGATATGTGGGGATCAGCCTCGACGGGATTGGAGAGAGCAACGACCGTTTCCGGGGGAAAAGGGGCGCCTTTGCGGCGGCCCTGCGGGGAATCCGGAACTGCCTGGCGGCCGGGCAGCGGGTGGGCCTGCGCTTCACCATGAACCGGCACAATTACGACCAGCTCGAGCCGGTTTTTGACCTGATCGAGAGTGAAAACATCCCCCGCGTCTGTTTTTATCACCTTGTTTACACCGGCCGGGGGAGGGAGATGCTTGCCGAAGGCCTATCCCATACCCAGACCCGCGCCGCTCTGGATTTGATTATGGAGAGGACGTTGGATTTTCATCGGCGCGGGGTGCCACGGGAGATCCTGACCGTGGACAACCACGCCGACGGGGTTTATGTCTACTTAAAATTACGCCGGCAAGATCCCGCCCGCGCGGAGCTGGTTTACCGCCTGCTCAAACAAAACGGCGGCAACCGCACGGGTATCGCCATTGCCGCGGTCGATTGGGAGGGCTACGTCCACCCGGACCAGTTTACTCCCCACCACACCTTTGGCAACGTCCGGGAAAAGAGCTTCGGTGCGATCTGGACCGACCTTTCCCAACCCATCCTGGCAGGGCTGAAAAACCGGCGTTCCCTTTTAAAGGGGCGCTGCGCCCGCTGCCGCTGGCTGGAACTCTGCAACGGCAATTTCCGCAGCCGGGCCGAGGCATTCTACCGGGATTTCTGGGCGCCGGACCCCGCATGTTATCTAACTGACGAAGAGATCGGCGTTGCCTAGGCTTGGCGTTGCCCGAAAGGTTTTTATAAAAAGGTTTTTATGAGGAGGGAATCCCTTTGCTGGTCTCCTGGAACACTACTAACGCCTGTAATCTTGCCTGCGCGCACTGCTACCGCGACGCCGGGGCGCGGGTACAGGAAGAACTGTCCACCCTTGAAGGGATGGCATTGATTGAGGAAATCGTCCGGGCCGGCTTTAAAATCATGATCTTCAGCGGGGGAGAACCCCTGTTAAGGCCCGATATTTACGATCTGGTGAAATATGCTTCTGAAAGGGGCCTGCGTCCGGTTTTGGGCAGCAACGGTACCCTGGTTACCGGGGAGGCGGCCGGGAGGCTAAAGGATGCAGGTGCTCGCGCGGTGGGGATTAGCCTGGACAGCACTACTCCGGAGCAGCATGACCGCTTCCGGGGTTTTTCAGGTGCCTGGGAGGCGGCGGTAGAAGGGATGGCGGCCTGCCGGAGAGAAGGACTGCCCTTTCAGGTTCATACCACAGTGGTCGAATGGAACTACGAACAGGTAGAGGCGTTAACCGACCTCGCGGTAAGCTTAGGCGCTGTCGCCCACCACGTCTTTTTCCTGGTGCCGGCCGGAAGGGGGGTAAATATTGCCGAAGAGTCCCTGCGGGCCGAACAGTACGAGCGCTTGCTGCACCGCTTGATGAAAAAGCAAAAGGATGTCCCGATTGAAGTCAAGCCCACCTGCGCCCCGCAATTTCTGCGGATCGCCGCCCAGCTCGGTCTCAAGTTGCGCTTTCAAAAAGGATGTCTGGCCGGGACGGGTTACTGCATCATAAGCCCCCGGGGAGAGGTCCAGCCCTGCGCCTATTTAAACATTCCCGTGGGCAATGTGCGTGAAGCGCCTTTTAGCGTGATTTGGCGGGATAACCCTGTATTGAAGCGGCTGCGCTCAGAAGCGTACGGGGGCGGGTGCGGTACCTGTGACTACCGGAGCATTTGCGGCGGCTGTCGCGCCCGGGCTTATTTTTACTATGGCGACTATATGGCCGAGGAGCCCTGGTGCCTTTACCGCAAAGCTGACAATAAGAAGAGGGGGAGAGTTGGCCGTGACGCTGGATCACCTGGACAGGCAGCTCCTTAACTTGATTCAGTCCCGTTTTCCCATTACACCGGAACCTTTCCGGGAGCTGGCGAAAATCCTTGGGGCCAGCGAGGAGGAGATCCTGGCCCGCCTGGAACGACTCCTTTCTGCAGGAGTTATCCGGCGGCTGGGGCCCATCTTTGATTCCCGGAAGTTAGGCTACACCGGGACGCTGGCCGCCCTCAAGGTGCCCCCGGAGCGGATTGAGGATGTTGCCGCCGTTGTCAACGGCTTTCCCGGCGTTACCCACAATTACCTGCGGGAGTACCATTACAACATGTGGTTCACCCTGCTGGAGGAAACCCCGGCCCAGCTTGAAGCCACACTGGAGGAGATAAAAGTGCGCACCGGAATCCGGGATATCCTCAACCTTCCTGCCGCTAAAATCTTCAAGATCAGGGTGAATTTCGACCTGGGGGAGGGATAAGATGTTCTCCGAACGGGAAAAGGAAGTGATCCGGGAGTTACAAGCTGGGATCCCTCTGGCCAGCCGGCCCTACCGGGCCCTGGCGGAAAGACTCCGGATGAGCGAAGAAGAGCTGCTGGCCCGGATCAAGGATTTTCTGGACCGGGGGGTGATCCGCCGTTTTGGGGCTGTGGTGCGCCATCAGGATCTGGGGTATACGGCCAACGCTCTTGTTGTGTGGGAGGTTCCGGAGGACCACATTGAAGAAGTGGGGCGGCTGATGGCAGGCTTCGACGAGGTTACGCACTGCTACCAGCGCCCTCCCCGTTTGCCCCACTGGCCCTATAACCTCTTTACCATGGTGCACGGGCGCAGTCCGGCGGATTGCCGGGACATTGCGGTCCGGCTTTCCCGCGCCAGCGGTGTGGGGAACTACCGGCTCCTTTTCAGTGTGGCCGAATTAAAAAAGAGTTGTATGAATTATTTTCTGGAGGAGTGATCTTTGTGCAAAGCGGGAGATTTCAGCGGTCCCGGGAAATGTTCGCGGAGGCGTGCCGGTATCTGCCCGGAGGGGTGAACAGCCCGGTGCGGGCCTTTAAAGCGGTCGGGGGGGACCCGGTATTCATCGCCCGGGGCCGGGGGGCGCTCCTTTACGATGTTGACGGGAATGAGTATCTAGATTACGTTGCCTCCTGGGGGCCGCTGATTCTGGGGCACCTGCACCCGGAAGTCGTGGCTGCCTTACAGGAGTGCCTGGAAAGAGGCACCAGCTTCGGAGCACCTACAGAACTGGAAACAGAACTGGCGCGGGCGATTGTGAAGGCGGTCCCTTCCGTGGAAATGGTACGCCTGGTTAACTCCGGGACGGAAGCTACCATGAGCGCTTTGCGCCTCGCCCGGGGTTATACGGGACGGAATAAAATTGTCAAATTTGAAGGCTGCTACCACGGCCATGCCGATTTTTTGTTAATCAGAGCAGGCTCAGGGGCCCTCACGCTGGGGGTACCCAGCAGTCCCGGTGTGCCGGCCAGCACGGCGGCCAACACGATCACCGCCCCGTATAACGACCTGGACACCGTAGAAAAGATCTTTGCACAAGAGGGAGAAGAGATCGCTGCGGTGATCGTGGAACCTGTTGCTGGAAATATGGGCGTGGTACCCCCGCGGGAGGGTTTCCTTGAAGGCTTACGGGAAATCACCCGCCGTTACGGCTCGCTTTTAATCTTTGACGAAGTAATGACAGGCTTTCGCGTCGCCTACGGTGGAGCACAGGAGCTGTACCATCTCGATCCGGACCTGACCTGTCTGGGCAAGGTTATCGGCGGCGGCTTACCGGTCGGGGCCTACGGTGGTAAAAGTGAAATTATGGAGCAGGTGGCCCCGGCAGGGCCGGTCTACCAGGCCGGCACCCTCTCGGGTAATCCCCTCGCGGTGACTGCCGGCCTGATGACACTGAAGATATTGAACAGGCCGGGTACTTATGCGGAACTTGAACGCAAGTCTGCCCTTTTAGAAGCGGGTCTAACCGCTGCCGCCCGGGAAGCGGGTCTTCCGGTAACTTTCAACCGGGTCGGCTCAATGTTCTGCACCTTCTTTACAGAAACTCCGGTTGTGGACTACGCGAGCGCCTGCACCTCCAACCTCAGCCGCTTTGCCGTCTTTTTCCGCTCGATGTTGGAGGAGGGAATTTACCTTGCCCCCTCCCAGTTCGAAGCAGGCTTCATGAGCCTTGTACATACAGAGAAACAGATTGAACGTACTGTAGAAGCTGCCCGCAGGGCTTTTTCGGCCGCCAGGCTTTCTGCTTCCTGCTGAAATGGTATCTTAACGAAACCTTAAAAAAAATCTATTGACATGGAGCCGGTATTTTTCTATACTGGTTAGAAAATATTTGCCTTTTTCTTGCTTGTTTCATTAAGAGTATTTTACGTGTTTAATATTATAAAAGAAAAGCCATGACGGAAGCACATCCCACTGGCGCGCTGGGTCCAGAGAGCCGGGGAAGGCTGGGAACCGGTACCAGACGCAGTGGCGGTATCGTTCCGGAGTGCTGCTATCTTAACGGCTTTGTTAAAAGCCTAGTAGGTGGTGCCGGACTAGTCCAGTTCTTTGAGGTCCGTTAAAATTTTTATGGGCACACTGAGAGGTTGTCCGGTAGGACAGCAAGCAGGGTGGTACCGCGGGGTCCCTCTCGTCCCTGACAGATTCTGTCTTGGCGGGAGGGTTTATTTATAATCTTTTCATGTATACAAAATGTTCTATCCACACATTGGCAGGAGGTGGGAGATTGCCCGGTTAACAGGTTGCTGCCTTAAAGTAAGAGGGAAGGAGAGGAATTCGTTGGGGCTTACTATCTATCTGAACGGAGCCTTTGTAGATGAGGAAGAGGCCAGAGTTTCCGTTTTCGACCACGGCCTCCTTTACGGCGACGGAGTCTTCGAAGGGATCCGGGCTTATGGCGGGCGGGTTTTTCGCCTCCAGGAACACATTGACCGCCTTTACGAATCTGCAAAATCCATTCTCCTGGAAATTGGGATTCCAAAAGAAGAGATGTTTGAAGCTGTTCTGGAAACCTTGCGCCGCAACCACCTCAGGGATGCCTATATTAGACTCGTGGTGACGCGGGGGAAGGGGGATTTGGGCCTCGATCCCCGCAAGTGCCCGCAGCCGACGATTTTCATCATTGCTGCTCAGATCCAACTGTACCCGGAGGAAATGTACGAAAACGGCCTGGAAGTGGTAACAGTTCCTACCCGCCGGAACATTGTTGAAGGCGTGAACCCCCGGGTTAAGTCATTAAATTATTTAAATAACGTGCTCGCCAAAATCGAAGCGAATCTCGCAGGTGTACCCGAGGCGATTCTGTTAAATAGCGAAGGGTACGTGACGGAGTGTACCGGGGATAATATTTTTATCGTCAAAAAGCAGGAAGTAATCACACCACCTTCATTTTTAGGCATTTTGGAGGGAGTAACCCGTAACGCAGTTCTTGAATTGGCCGAAAGGATGGGGTGCCCAACTGCAGAAAAGATCTTCACCCGCCACGATATTTATATTGCGGACGAGTGTTTTTTAACGGGAACGGCAGCAGAGTTAATTCCGGTCGTGAAGGTAGATGGTCGCGTCATCGGACAGGGAAAACCGGGCGAGGTAACGAGAGCCTTAATTAGAGAATTTCGGAAATCGACGGAGTGCGACGGTCCGGAAATCTACCCGGGCACTTAAGATCCGGGAAGCTCCCCGGACCAAAAAGAAAAATTGGGGGAGGGGTGACCTAAATTGAACAGCAACAAGGTCAAACACGGTGTAGAAAAGGCTCCCCACCGGTCTTTATTGAAAGCACTTGGTCTTACGGACTGGGAGATCGAGCGTCCTTTTGTGGGAATTGTAAACTCGCAAAATGAATTAGTACCCGGACATCTTCACCTGGATCAGATCGCGTCTGCGGTGAAAGCAGGTGTGCGGGCGAATGGAGGAACACCTTTCGAGTTCCCGGTGATTGCAGTCTGCGATGGCATCGCCATGAACCACGAAGGAATGCGCTACTCCCTGGCGAGCAGGGAGCTGATCGCGGATTCAGTTGAAGTGATGGCAATCGCCCATGCTCTGGATGCCCTTGTACTGATTCCTAATTGCGACAAGGTAGTCCCCGGAATGCTGATGGCGGCCATCAGGTTGAATCTTCCTGCCATCGTCATCAGCGGAGGCCCTATGTTGGCCGGGAGGTTCCGGGGCCGGGACGTGAGCCTCAGCACTGTTTTTGAAGGGGTTGGGGCTTTTAGTGCAGATAAGATCACGTCTGATGAACTCTCGGAACTGGAGGCACAGGCTTGTCCCGGTTGTGGTTCCTGTGCCGGAATGTTCACGGCCAACACGATGAACTGCCTGACGGAGGCGCTGGGCCTGGCTTTACCGGGTAATGGAACAATTCCTGCCGTTTCGGCGGCACGGATCAGGCTTGCAAAACAGGCCGGCTGGCAGGTAATGGAATTGTTGAAAAAGGGGATTCGCCCCCGGGATCTTCTTACCCGGACTGCCTTCCTGAATACCCTGGCGGTAGACATGGCCCTGGGCGGTTCGACAAATACCGTCCTCCACCTTCCGGCCCTTGCGAAGGAAGCGGGATGGGAGCTCGAATTGAACGTCGTCGATGAGATCAACCAAAGAGTGCCCAATCTGTGTAAATTGAGTCCCGCCGGGAGCCAGCACATCCAGGACCTCCACGAAGCCGGAGGAATCCCTGCAGTAATGAAGGAACTTCTCGATCATGCCTTGATTTCCGGGGATGTCCTGACGGTTACGGGACAGACCGTAGCCAGAAATCTCGAGGGGACGAAGATTATGCGAACAGATGTCATCCGGAGCGTGGCCGATCCGTACGGCCCTACCGGAGGGCTGGCTATCTTGAGAGGGAACCTGGCACCCGAAGGAGCTGTTGTAAAACAGTCTGCCGTTGCTCCGGAAATGCTTGAGCACACAGGGCCGGCCCGGGTCTTTAACAACGAAGATGAGGCTGTCGCCGCAATCTTAGGGAAAAAGATTCAAGCCGGAGACGTGATTGTTATCAGATACGAGGGGCCCAAAGGCGGGCCCGGCATGCGGGAGATGCTGACACCTACCGCTGCTGTTGCAGGGATGGGGCTGGACAGGAATGTTGCCCTGCTTACCGATGGGCGTTTTTCCGGGGCAACCCGGGGCGCTTCAATCGGTCATATTTCACCGGAGGCGGCAGAGGGAGGGCCCCTTGCCCTGGTCGCAGAAGGAGACTTCATCAAGATCGATATTCCAGGCCGCCGGCTGGAGCTTTTGGTTTCTGAGGAGGAACTGGCGCGGCGGCGGGAGAAATGGGAGCGGCCCGAACCCAGGGTGAAGTCGGGGTATCTTGCCCGCTATGCAGAGCTTGTTGCTTCGGCCAGCCAGGGCGCCGTCCTGCTGGGTTCTCCTCAGCGCAGGGGGGGTGGCACGATTTGAGACTTACCGGTGCCGAAATCATTGTCAAGGCTTTGGAAGCCGAAGGCGTAGAGGTGGTTTTTGGCTATCCCGGCGGGGCCGTACTTCCTCTTTACGATAAACTCTATGACTCACCCATCAAGCATATTTTAGTTCGCCACGAACAGGGCGCTGCCCACGCTGCTGATGGTTACGCCCGGGCCACGGGAAAGCCCGGCGTTTGTATCGCGACTTCCGGCCCCGGGGCCACCAACCTGGTGACGGGAATCGCGAATGCTTATATGGATT
Above is a window of Bacillota bacterium DNA encoding:
- a CDS encoding type II toxin-antitoxin system RelE/ParE family toxin produces the protein MGEDIQDQLLKILEDCHNIVIYDDVRSYILNCYRPKVASKILYSIALLNNNGLSLGERYIHRIWESKYSLWELRIRFANARERILFFAIDDGKFLLTRCFNKTTDKVPSIEIRRAERIYEWYLKERRR
- a CDS encoding helix-turn-helix transcriptional regulator; amino-acid sequence: MRKFYTMKEVADQIKEKRPDIIEAMAHDELQYRIAQAIISARNERKWSQEMLAKHAGLTQAQVSRLESAQVGHIHTVIKAFNALGLKLKVQS
- the cobA gene encoding uroporphyrinogen-III C-methyltransferase, producing the protein MQKGMVYLVGAGPGDPGLITVKGLDLIEKAQTIVYDRLVNPRLLARAASGAELIYAGKSPAGHTMTQREINDLLVERAGRGEVVVRLKGGDPFVFGRGGEEAEALAEAGIPFEVVPGVTSALAVPAYAGIPVTHRDCTSTLSIITGNEDPAKEDSRINWDKLAAGTGTLVFLMGMSNLEQIVNRLVRHGRFPLTPAAAISWGTRAEQQVLVGTLADIVPQAKEKGMTNPAVVVVGEVVNFREKLAWFERKPLFGKRVLVTRPREQADALSRAIEALGGEALEFPTIRVVEPENYDALDAALARLGSYRWVIFTSVNGVRFFFRHLRRKGKDVRDLYGAKLCAIGPKTRKALESYALEVDWMPGEYRAEEIAAGLRGKIAPGDRVLLPRADLARTVLAGSLADLGAVVDEVVAYRTLPAEGDTHRIRELLSAGKIHVVTFTSSSTVRNFVQLLGGPDLPRLLARVTVACIGPVTACTVRELGLPVHAVARRYTVEGLIQAVLEGTQGRGKNDQY
- the nirJ1 gene encoding putative heme d1 biosynthesis radical SAM protein NirJ1; amino-acid sequence: MISISKLLCGSENFGDSLRYSPSSRRQLHGAAAGRGPVVVWNMTRTCNLRCIHCYASAEPEKHPGEMSTAEAKRFIDDLAAFKVPVLLFSGGEPLMRPDFFELAAYAASRGIRPTVSTNGTLITCEVARRLKETGVGYVGISLDGIGESNDRFRGKRGAFAAALRGIRNCLAAGQRVGLRFTMNRHNYDQLEPVFDLIESENIPRVCFYHLVYTGRGREMLAEGLSHTQTRAALDLIMERTLDFHRRGVPREILTVDNHADGVYVYLKLRRQDPARAELVYRLLKQNGGNRTGIAIAAVDWEGYVHPDQFTPHHTFGNVREKSFGAIWTDLSQPILAGLKNRRSLLKGRCARCRWLELCNGNFRSRAEAFYRDFWAPDPACYLTDEEIGVA
- the nirJ2 gene encoding putative heme d1 biosynthesis radical SAM protein NirJ2; translated protein: MLVSWNTTNACNLACAHCYRDAGARVQEELSTLEGMALIEEIVRAGFKIMIFSGGEPLLRPDIYDLVKYASERGLRPVLGSNGTLVTGEAAGRLKDAGARAVGISLDSTTPEQHDRFRGFSGAWEAAVEGMAACRREGLPFQVHTTVVEWNYEQVEALTDLAVSLGAVAHHVFFLVPAGRGVNIAEESLRAEQYERLLHRLMKKQKDVPIEVKPTCAPQFLRIAAQLGLKLRFQKGCLAGTGYCIISPRGEVQPCAYLNIPVGNVREAPFSVIWRDNPVLKRLRSEAYGGGCGTCDYRSICGGCRARAYFYYGDYMAEEPWCLYRKADNKKRGRVGRDAGSPGQAAP
- a CDS encoding AsnC family transcriptional regulator produces the protein MTLDHLDRQLLNLIQSRFPITPEPFRELAKILGASEEEILARLERLLSAGVIRRLGPIFDSRKLGYTGTLAALKVPPERIEDVAAVVNGFPGVTHNYLREYHYNMWFTLLEETPAQLEATLEEIKVRTGIRDILNLPAAKIFKIRVNFDLGEG
- a CDS encoding Lrp/AsnC family transcriptional regulator yields the protein MFSEREKEVIRELQAGIPLASRPYRALAERLRMSEEELLARIKDFLDRGVIRRFGAVVRHQDLGYTANALVVWEVPEDHIEEVGRLMAGFDEVTHCYQRPPRLPHWPYNLFTMVHGRSPADCRDIAVRLSRASGVGNYRLLFSVAELKKSCMNYFLEE
- the hemL gene encoding glutamate-1-semialdehyde 2,1-aminomutase, with product MQSGRFQRSREMFAEACRYLPGGVNSPVRAFKAVGGDPVFIARGRGALLYDVDGNEYLDYVASWGPLILGHLHPEVVAALQECLERGTSFGAPTELETELARAIVKAVPSVEMVRLVNSGTEATMSALRLARGYTGRNKIVKFEGCYHGHADFLLIRAGSGALTLGVPSSPGVPASTAANTITAPYNDLDTVEKIFAQEGEEIAAVIVEPVAGNMGVVPPREGFLEGLREITRRYGSLLIFDEVMTGFRVAYGGAQELYHLDPDLTCLGKVIGGGLPVGAYGGKSEIMEQVAPAGPVYQAGTLSGNPLAVTAGLMTLKILNRPGTYAELERKSALLEAGLTAAAREAGLPVTFNRVGSMFCTFFTETPVVDYASACTSNLSRFAVFFRSMLEEGIYLAPSQFEAGFMSLVHTEKQIERTVEAARRAFSAARLSASC
- the ilvE gene encoding branched-chain-amino-acid transaminase, giving the protein MGLTIYLNGAFVDEEEARVSVFDHGLLYGDGVFEGIRAYGGRVFRLQEHIDRLYESAKSILLEIGIPKEEMFEAVLETLRRNHLRDAYIRLVVTRGKGDLGLDPRKCPQPTIFIIAAQIQLYPEEMYENGLEVVTVPTRRNIVEGVNPRVKSLNYLNNVLAKIEANLAGVPEAILLNSEGYVTECTGDNIFIVKKQEVITPPSFLGILEGVTRNAVLELAERMGCPTAEKIFTRHDIYIADECFLTGTAAELIPVVKVDGRVIGQGKPGEVTRALIREFRKSTECDGPEIYPGT
- the ilvD gene encoding dihydroxy-acid dehydratase — protein: MNSNKVKHGVEKAPHRSLLKALGLTDWEIERPFVGIVNSQNELVPGHLHLDQIASAVKAGVRANGGTPFEFPVIAVCDGIAMNHEGMRYSLASRELIADSVEVMAIAHALDALVLIPNCDKVVPGMLMAAIRLNLPAIVISGGPMLAGRFRGRDVSLSTVFEGVGAFSADKITSDELSELEAQACPGCGSCAGMFTANTMNCLTEALGLALPGNGTIPAVSAARIRLAKQAGWQVMELLKKGIRPRDLLTRTAFLNTLAVDMALGGSTNTVLHLPALAKEAGWELELNVVDEINQRVPNLCKLSPAGSQHIQDLHEAGGIPAVMKELLDHALISGDVLTVTGQTVARNLEGTKIMRTDVIRSVADPYGPTGGLAILRGNLAPEGAVVKQSAVAPEMLEHTGPARVFNNEDEAVAAILGKKIQAGDVIVIRYEGPKGGPGMREMLTPTAAVAGMGLDRNVALLTDGRFSGATRGASIGHISPEAAEGGPLALVAEGDFIKIDIPGRRLELLVSEEELARRREKWERPEPRVKSGYLARYAELVASASQGAVLLGSPQRRGGGTI